The nucleotide sequence AGGCGAAGCGCTGCTCGGCGCGGCCGTTCACCTCCGCCAGCACGGCGAAGTCGCCGTCCGAGCGGCGGGTGATCGTCACCTCGCCGCCCGCGCCGACCACGGCGGTGCCGGGATGCAGGGCCCCGACCAGGCCGGCTCCGACCCGCTGCACGTCGTCCCGGTAGGCGTAGCCGAGGACGAGCACCGCAGCGATGGCGAGCCAGATCAGGATCGAGCGCACCGTCTCGCCGGGCATGGCGAGCGCCTGCCGCCAGCGGCCGGCGGTGAGGAGCAGCAGCAGCGCACTCATCGAGACGAGGCCGGCGAACCGGTCCTGATCGAGCCCCATCACCGCGCCGCCGTCGTGGTTGGCCACGAGGACGACGAGGCCGACCCCGAGGATGGCGAGCCCGATCCACATCATCGCGCGCCTCCCTCCCGCTGCGGATAGGCCCGCCGCAGCCGTCCGGGCAGGCCCGCCATGATCGCGAGCCGCTGCGGCTCGGAGAGCGAGCCCCACGACCCGATCTCGTCGCGGGTGCGGCCGCAGCCCTCGCACAGGCCGGTGGCAGCATCGAGCACGCAAACCTTGGTGCAGGGACTCGAAGGTTTTTTCACAATCACCGTCATCGCCCCGCAGATGGGACGGAGCGGAGCCGTGAATCAAGGGTTTTGCCGCACGCCTCGTGCGACATCCGATCGACCCCTTCGGGATGGCGGATGTCGCCCTCGCTCGAACGCCGCCCGTCACGCCTCGGACGGGCTGCGCTTGAGCCAGCGGATGGGGTGGACGAGGATGCGCGTGCCCCCATCCCCCTCCCATCGCGTCGGCAGGCCCTGCGCTTCCGGGCCATCGCTTCAAGCGATTGCCCTGGGGCCGCGAAAAACTACGCCGTCGCCGCGACCAGGGCCAGCAGCACCGCCACCTCGCCGACCTGCTGGCAGGCGCCGACCACGTCGCCGGTCTGGCCGCCGATCTTCCATCGGGCCAGCGCGCTGAGGCCGAAGGCGGCGAGCGGCGCGAGGATCAGCGCGAGGACGAGGCCCAGCGGCGGCAGGCCGAGGGCTGCGGCCAGAGCGGCGAGGATCACGCAGAGCAGGCCGGCGATCCCGAGCGTGGCGCGTGTCGGCCGGCCGACCGCGGCGCCCGCGCCGCCGGGGCGGGCGGGGTCGAGGATCGCGATCGGGACCAGGGCCGCACTCCGCGACAGCGCGGCGGCGAGGAGCAGCGACACGGCGGCGAGCGAACCCGAGCGGTCGAGCAGGGTCGCGAGCATCGCCGCCCGCAGCACCAGCCCGAGGAACAGGGCGGTGCCGCCATAGGCGCCGATGCGGCTGTCGCGCATGATCTCCAGGCAGCGCTCGCGGCTGTGGCCGCCGCCGAACCCGTCGGCGACGTCGGCCAACCCGTCCTCGTGCATCGCGCCGGTGATCAGCGCCAGGGCGACGAGCGCCAGCGCGGCGGCGACGAAGGGCCCGAGCCGGATCTCCCAGGCGAGCACCAGCACCAGGGCCGCGGGCAGCGCGATCAGCAGGCCCGCCAGCGGCAGCACCCGCGGCGCGGTGCGGAAATCCGGCGCGCCGTAGGGGGACGGTTCGTCGGGCAGCGGCGGGATCGGCAGGCGGGTGAAGAAGCGCAGGCAGGCGGCCAGATCGTAGATCAGCTCCGCACCGGGAAAGGGCGGCCCGAGATCGCTGCCGCTGCGCTCGATCATGGCCGCCCCCTTCGAAGGATCGTCCCCGCCTGTACCGCGGGCCCGTCCGCTTCTATAGCGCCGGGAGCCGCCCGCCCGCTACGCGGCCCGACCGGCTATCCGGTCGCAAATCTCCGGCCGGAGGTTTTGGGCCGACCGAGCGACCGCCTTTCTCCGTTTTCGCGTTCCCCCTGCCCCCGACGCGCACGAGCCTGCTAGATGACCGCCGCCCCGACCGCCGCCCCTTCGCCCTTCGCCGACATCCGCCGCCTGCTGACCGAGATGCCCGGCCCCGACGGGGATGCGGTCGCCGCGATCCGGGCGCGCGACGCGCAGTTGACCAAGCCGCCAGGCGCGCTCGGGCGCCTCGAAGGGCTCGTGGAATGGCTCGGCGCGTGGCAGGGCAAGGCCAAGCCCAGCCTCGACCGGCCGATGGTCTGCGTCTTCGCCGGCAGCCACGGCGTGGTGGAGCGCGGGGTCTCGGCCTTCCCGGCGGCGGTCAACCGGCAGATGCTGGAGAATTTTTCGGCCGGGGGCGCGGCGATCAACCAGCTCTGCGCCGCCTACGGCCTCGGCTTCCGGGTGTTCGACCTCGCCGTCGACCTGCCCACCGGCGACATCTGCTCCGGCCCGGCGCTGGACGAGAAGGGGTGCGTCGCCACCATGGCCTTCGGCATGGAGGCGGTGGCGGCGGGCACCGACTGCCTCGCGGTCGGCGAGATGGGCATCGGCAACACCACGGTCGCGGCGGCGATCTACGCCGCGCTCTACGGCGGCGCGGCGGAGCACTGGGTCGGGCGCGGCACCGGGCTCGACGCGGCGGGCCTCGCCCGCAAGGCCGAGGCCGTGCGGCTGGCCCTGCAAACCCATGCCGGGCATCTGGCCGACCCGCTCGCGGTGCTCGCCCGCCTCGGCGGCCGGGAGATCGCGGCGATGGCCGGCGCGATCCTCGCCGCCCGGCTCCAGCGGGTGCCGGTGGTGCTCGACGGCTACGTCGCCACCGCCGCGGCCGCCGTGCTGCACGCCCTCGATCCGTCCGCCCTCGACCACTGCATCGCCGGCCACCGTTCGGCGGAGGGCGCGCACGGGGAGGTGCTGGAGCGGCTCGGCCTCACGCCGCTTCTCGCCCTCGACATGCGGCTCGGCGAAGCCTCCGGTGCGGCGCTGGCCCTCGGCCTGCTGAAGGGGGCGCTCGCCTGCCACCGCGACATGGCGACGTTCGAGCAGGCGGGCGTGTCGGGCAAGAGCGAAGGCTGATTCTCGAGCCCAGCCCGATGCCGCGCCAGCACGCGGCGTCGGGATCGATCAGGCCGCCCGCGCGCGTCGGCGCGGGGCCGCTTCGGCGGGGGCCTTCTCGGCGGCGAGATCCACCGCCGGCAGGGTGTCCATGCCGCGGCTCGCCGGGAAGGTGACGATCACCTCGGTGCCCTCGCGCGGCTTCGACTTGAGCTGGAAGCCGCCGCCGTGGAGATCGACCAGCCCCTTCACGATCGGCAGGCCGAGGCCGGAGCCCTGCTCGGCGGTCTTGATCGCGAGGGAGCCGCGCCCGAACGAGGACATCACCGTGCCGAGTTCGTCCTCGGGGATGCCGGGCCCGGAATCCTTGACGCTGACATATTGCCCGCCCGAGGAGGTCCAGCCGACCTTGATCGTGATCTCGCCGCCCGGCGGCGTGAACTTCACCGCGTTCGACAGGAGGTTGAGCACGATCTGGCGCAGGGCCCGCTCGTCGGCCCAGAGCCGCGGCAGGGAATCGTCGATCAGGCTGGCGAAGGTCTGGCCCTTGCTGCGGGCCCGCAGGGTCATCATGTGGCGGCATTCCTCGACCGCGTGGGCGAGCTGAACCGCCTCCTCGCTGAGGTCG is from Methylorubrum populi and encodes:
- a CDS encoding TIGR02281 family clan AA aspartic protease, which translates into the protein MMWIGLAILGVGLVVLVANHDGGAVMGLDQDRFAGLVSMSALLLLLTAGRWRQALAMPGETVRSILIWLAIAAVLVLGYAYRDDVQRVGAGLVGALHPGTAVVGAGGEVTITRRSDGDFAVLAEVNGRAEQRFAFDTGASSVVLTAENAERLGLRPAESAFTQHVSTANGTALTAPIRLDSITIGPITERDVDAMVSRPGVLTTNLLGQSFLERLPSYEVRGDRLILRSR
- a CDS encoding DUF1289 domain-containing protein; the encoded protein is MTVIVKKPSSPCTKVCVLDAATGLCEGCGRTRDEIGSWGSLSEPQRLAIMAGLPGRLRRAYPQREGGAR
- the cobS gene encoding adenosylcobinamide-GDP ribazoletransferase, with the protein product MIERSGSDLGPPFPGAELIYDLAACLRFFTRLPIPPLPDEPSPYGAPDFRTAPRVLPLAGLLIALPAALVLVLAWEIRLGPFVAAALALVALALITGAMHEDGLADVADGFGGGHSRERCLEIMRDSRIGAYGGTALFLGLVLRAAMLATLLDRSGSLAAVSLLLAAALSRSAALVPIAILDPARPGGAGAAVGRPTRATLGIAGLLCVILAALAAALGLPPLGLVLALILAPLAAFGLSALARWKIGGQTGDVVGACQQVGEVAVLLALVAATA
- the cobT gene encoding nicotinate-nucleotide--dimethylbenzimidazole phosphoribosyltransferase, with product MTAAPTAAPSPFADIRRLLTEMPGPDGDAVAAIRARDAQLTKPPGALGRLEGLVEWLGAWQGKAKPSLDRPMVCVFAGSHGVVERGVSAFPAAVNRQMLENFSAGGAAINQLCAAYGLGFRVFDLAVDLPTGDICSGPALDEKGCVATMAFGMEAVAAGTDCLAVGEMGIGNTTVAAAIYAALYGGAAEHWVGRGTGLDAAGLARKAEAVRLALQTHAGHLADPLAVLARLGGREIAAMAGAILAARLQRVPVVLDGYVATAAAAVLHALDPSALDHCIAGHRSAEGAHGEVLERLGLTPLLALDMRLGEASGAALALGLLKGALACHRDMATFEQAGVSGKSEG